The following DNA comes from Pseudomonas sp. Tri1.
CCCTGAAGCAGGATAATCCGGTGTTTCTCATGGCGGGTGGGTTTGGCACGCGATTACGCCCCTTGACTCATAATTGCCCGAAACCCCTGCTCAAAGTGGGTGATAAACCCATTCTCGAGCTAATTCTGGAAAGTTTCATCAAGTCTGGTTTCCATAATTTTTATATCTCGACGCACTACATGCCTGAAATGATTGTTGCCCATTTCGGTGACGGTAGTCAGTGGGGGGTGACGATCCATTACATCCACGAGCATGAACCGCTTGGAACAGGTGGGGCTTTGGGGCTCCTTCCTCATGATGGGATCAATCTTCCATTGATCGTGATGAATGGCGATTTGCTGACCACCCTAGATTTTCGAAGTCTTCTCGACTTCCATGGGGAAAAGGGAGGGGTTGCCACCATGTGTGTTCGTGAACATGAATATTGTGTTCCTTATGGCGTTGTTCAAAGTGACGGGCACAAGGTTCGCGCAATGGTGGAAAAGCCGGTGCAGAAGTTTTTCATCAATGCCGGAATCTACGTGCTGGCACCGGAACTAGTAAAATGTGTGCCCTATGCCACGCGAATCGACATGCCGACGCTGCTGGAAAAACAAATTGCGCAAGGTAACGATGTCAGTATGTTCCCCTTGCACGAGTACTGGTTGGATATTGGTCGCATGGAAGATTTCCAGAAAGCCCAACAAGAGTTCGGGCACTTATGAACGCCTCAGGCTGTTGCCTTGTCGTCGGCAGTGGGAGCATTGCCAAGCGTCACCTGCGTAACCTGCGACAGGTGCTACCGGAGTGTTCGATACACTGCGTTTCGGCGTCCGGGCGGCCCTTGAGGCCTGATGAGGTGACGGCTGATGTCGTCCATTCAAGTTTGGATGAAGCCATTGCCTCCAATCCGCTCTGCGCAATCGTAGCTTCACCGGCTCCCTGGCACTTATCCCACGCGACTCAGCTGATGGCGGCTGGTATTCCCGTGCTGATCGAAAAGCCCATGGTTGCAACGGTGCAGGACGCGATAAAGATAGCCGAACAGGCTGAGCGGCATAATGCATGTGTCGACATCGGCTACAATTTACGATTCCTGCCTTCAGCATGTTGCGTAAGAGATCTGATCCGGCAAGGTGGCTTAGGCCGTATCCACTCCGTTCATACGGATGTCGGTCAGTATTTGCCGGATTGGCGGCCAATGACAAACTTCAGACATAACGTTTCCGCCCAGAAGTCGCTGGGGGGAGGGGTATTGCTGGAGTTGAGTCACGAGCTCGACTATCTCTGTTGGTTGTTTGGGCCTGTGGACTCGGTTTATTGCAAGGTCAGGAATACCGGAGAGCTCGAGATCGATGTTGAAGACTGTGTGGACGCTTTGTTTACCTTTTCCGCCGATATCGTGGCTACGTTGCACATGGATTTTTTACAGCGTGCGCCTATGCGAACCTGCAAAATCATTGGGGCGAAGGGCACCCTTGTCTGGGATCTGAATCGCAATGATGTCGACTTGCATGGGCCAGGTGGCGCTGTTCAAAGGCTTTATGAGGATTGCGATTACGATCGCAATGAGATGTACGTCGCCGAGCTCCGGCACTTTGTCAATGTGTTCAAGCATGGCGTTGCGGCCAATGTGAACTTGCAAGAGGCAACACAGACCTTGCGGGTGATTGAGGCGATGCGCCAGTCCTCTGCTCTGGGGCTGCCTGTGAATATGAAGAAGGTCTAGCATGCGAATTGCAGCATTCATTTTTGCCCGTGGAAACTCCAAGGGCCTGCCCGGCAAGAATATCCGCCCGCTGGGCGGGGTTCCGTTAATTGGCCATAGCATCAAACTGGCAGCTAGTATGCCAGCCATAGATCGTGTGTTCGTTTCGACAGACTCGGACGAAATAGCCGATATAGCCCGACAATATGGCGCAGAAGTGATCGTGCGCCCCGGGCACTTGGCGACCGACACGGCTGCTGAGTGGAACGCCTGGCAGCATGCCGTCACTTATTTAGCCGAGCGCAATTATTGCTTTGACGTATTCGTTAGTTTGCCGGCCACCAGCCCTTTGCGATCCAAAGAGGACGTTCAAGGCTGTCTGGATTTATTGACCGAGGATGTTGATGCCGTTATCACAGTCACAGCGGCTTCCCGCAGTCCTTTTTTTAATATGGTTGTGATTGACGAGGCGGGTCATTGCAGTGTGGTCAATTCGGGTGACAGAGTCACTCGGCGTCAGGATGCCCCCCTTGTGTACGACATCACGACAGTCGCTTATGTGACTACACCGGACTTTATCTTAGGTCATGATCGTTTGTTTGCCGGTCGGGTGAAGTCGTGGATAGTGCCGAAGCATCGGGCCGTCGATATTGATGATCTCTATGACTTCAAAGTGGCCGAAGCCTTCTATTCAATGCGGAATGAGTAACATGTTTATAGGCAAGAAATTTTTGGTTGCGGGCGCAGCTGGTTTACTTGGGAGGCAGCTAGTAAGGCACTTGGTGGAAAACCAGGCTCAGGTGGTGGCCGTAGATATTGATCTCGAGGGACTGCAAAGCCTCTATGCGACGGACGCCGCCGTAACAGTCGAATCGCTTAATTTAAATGATGAACAGGCGGTTATTCGATTTTTTTCTGATCGGTCTGATCTCGACGGAGCGGTGAACTGTTCCTATCCGCGGAATAGTAAGTACGGCGCGCATTTCTACGACGTGGAGCTTGCAAGTTTCAATGAGAATGTGTCATTGCACTTGGGAGCCTCGTTTCTCTTCATGCAGCAAGCGGCCGCTTATTTTGAGCGTGTAAAAACACCTTTTTCGCTTGTGAACATCGCATCCATCTACGGTGTGGTGGCCCCGCGTTTTGATGTATACGAGGGGCTCAAGATGACGATGCCTGTCGAATATGCGGCTATCAAGTCTGCATTGATTCATCTGAGCAAGTACGTTGTCCGTTACGTTGGCCAAAGCGATTTTCGTTGCAATGTTGTAAGTCCTGGTGGGTTGTTCGACCACCAGCCCGAACCTTTCCTGGAGCGCTATCAACAACATAGCCTGGGTAAAGGGATGCTTGACGTTAAAGATGTCCTTGGATCGATCGCTTTTCTGTTAAGCGATCAATCTCAGTATGTGAACGGTCAAAATCTAGTGGTGGATGACGGGTTTTCATTATGAGCCAAGCCAATCAAGTAAAATCGAACTATCTCTTGGTCGGCGCCGGACAATTGGGGACACGGCACCTTCAGGCGTTGGTCGGGCATGCTCCCGGGCCTACCGCTATCCAGGTTGTCGATCCTTTCGAAACTTCACTGACGATGGCACGTGAACGTGCCGACGCTGTGAAAAATAGCGACGGATATGTCGAACTGTCCTATTTGAGCAAGTTTGACCATATCTTGCCAACTATCGATTTTTCAGTCATTGCAACTAATGCTAACTGTCGGCTCGACGTCATAAAACAGGTGTTGGCAAAGTCTCATGTCAGGTATCTCTTGCTTGAGAAAGTTTTGTTCCAGTCGACCGATCAGCTTGATCAGGCAGTTGATTTGATCGAGCGAGTTGGCACCGCCACCTATGTCAACTGCCCGCGCCGTATGTTTCCAATCTATCGGGAGCTGCGCGAGCACCTTAAAGATGCCAAACGGGTCGTACTCACAGTTGAAGGTGATGATTGGGGACTGGCTTGTAATGCCATCCATTTCATCGACCTGTGGGCTTTTCTGACCGGATGCGCAGACTATGAAGTGGATGTCTCTGCGTTAGATTCCACGATTCTCGATAGTAAGCGCGAGGGCTATAAAGAAGTCACAGGCATCCTGAGCGGACACGCTGCAGGGCACTCCTTCTGTTTAACTTCGCGTGCATTGGATACGGTGGATAAAGAGCCTCTGAAGGTGCGGATTGAAACCGAACGGCTGGTAATCGATATTCTCGAGTCTAAGGGGATCTGTCGAATCGTAGATTTGGCAAGCCACTCTGAACAGGAGCAAAGTTTTTCGATTCCCTACCAGAGTCAACTCACTCATCTCGTGGCTGATTCACTATTACAGCATGGGCACTGTGAACTGACTCCATTTAAGGAGTCGGTCGCGTTACACAAGCCATTGCTCAAGGCTTTACTGACGTTTTTCAATGAGTACGACGATGTCGTGCGCGATCACTGTCCGATAACTTGATACCAAGGTTCCCATGATTCTTCTTGTTGGCGCCGGCCCGATGGCCGTGCATTATGCGCATGTACTTAAAGGTTTGAAGAAAGAATTCAGTGTGGTAGGACGAAGTCTTGATTCCGCGTCGCGCTTCGAAAATGCCACGGGTGTGTCGCCCATCACGGGTGGCTTGGAGCTATTTCTGAATGAGTGTGCTGAAGTCATTGAGTACGCCATTGTTGCGGTGAGTGTCGAGCAACTGGAGGCCACCACCCGGCAGTTATTGCTCCATGGTGTTTCTCGTATTCTGGTTGAAAAACCAGGTGGTTTAACCCTTACTTCTATTCAATCGTTGCAGGACCTGGCCACTGAGCGTAATGCCGACATTTTTATTGCCTATAATCGGCGTTTTCTGTCATCAGTACTGCTTGCCAAGGCGATGATTGCTGCGGATGGAGGAGTGACCAGTTTCACTTTCGAGCTGACCGAGTGGTCCGATAGCATTGCTAAGATAGCCAAGGCTGAAGGCGTTAAAGAAAATTGGTTCTTCGCAAATACCAGTCACGTTACTGACTTGGCTTTTTATTTGGGGGGGCAGCCGGAGCTCATATCCTGCTATGCCGCAGGAGAATTGGAATGGCATACGCGTGCTTCGAGGTTTGCGGGTGCCGGTAAAACGAGCCAAGGGGCGCTATTTTCTTATTCCGGGGATTGGAATGCGCCGGGTCGTTGGGCAGTGGAGATCATGACGTCAGCACGACGGTATATTTTAAAGCCCATGGAGCAATTGCAAATCCAAAATCGCAACAGTGTTGCCGTAGAACACTGCGAAGTAGATGCCATACTCGATCAGCAATATAAGCCAGGGCTGTTTCTGCAAGTTAAGCACTTTTTGGATAACGATATCAGCGTATTGTGCTCGCTGCGTGAGCATTTGGCTAACAGTGTTATTTATGCGCGAATCGCCAGTTATGATCGCTAGATTGAAACGCTGGGGTAACGTTAGCGCGGTTAACGTTCCTGAATTAAAAAGTGCACTGCGGTATGTGTTTTTTGTCTATAGCGAGTTCGCGCTAGGGGCGCTGCTTACTTTATATTTCATTAATACAGCATCGGCCAGTATTTTGGCAGAATCGAGCATCACCTTCATTGTGATCTCCTACAGTGTTTTCCTGGCATTCGGCTTTCACAATGGTGTCACCCGAGATGGTGCAATTGCCGCGACGCTGGAGCAGCGTAATGAAATATTGAGGTTAGAACTTCTATTCTCTTCTGGTGTAGCTTTGGCCCTCTTGGGAGCGGTACTGGTCTTCAATCCCAATTTCTATTTAATGGCAGGCATGATGATCGGTGCAGTCAATCATTTGAAAGCAGCCTGTCAGGCCGTATTTAGACTGAATGGTGAGAATAATCGACTCAATCTGCTTAATGTCTCGTGTGCTGCGCTGTTTTTTCTATTATTTGCGCTGAGTCAAGGGTTCGCCTGGCCCATACCCCTCGAGCGGGCATTCTTTCTGACGTGGCTCACCGCCACCACCTTAGTGGTGGCGGTATTCTATGTGGTGTGTGGAAAAAACGTCGGTCTATTTAGTCGCCGCCCCTATGACCGAAACCTGTTTTTCAAGATTCTGAGTGCTTCTAAGTTTATGTTCGTGATGGCTGTCGGTGGTGTCGTGCTGTTGACGTCCGATCGAGTGATACTGAATCTCCATCAGGCTGAAGAGACAGTTATCGCTAATTTTCAGTACATTGATACTCTATCGAATATTTACTTTCTCGGCTTGTCAGCGGTGCTGTACTACTTTACGCCTAATTTGTTACGGCGATACACCTCCGCAGGGGCCGTTTCCGCTGCCCATTTTCTACACTCGATGAAGTTGATTCTTTTCGTTCTAAGTGGGGTCTTCTTACTGTTCCTGGTTTGTGCGTCAGTATTTATATTCGTGCTGGGCCGATTCGAGTGGATGATGTTTGAATTGTTGTTTTCGATGCTGCTAATGAAGACGGCTATGATCATGCTCGGCACTTTGTGTAGTTTTTATTTGGCGAACAACGGTGAGAAGCGTTTGGCGGGATATTATATTGTTATCACCAGTATCTCCTTGTTGGCAACGTATTTGTGGGTCGGTTTTTTTTCCACCACGCAAGCGATTGTCTTTCTGCCTCTTTCAAACGGCGCATTGATCGTTGTGATGTTTAGCATTCTGCTCATACGCATCAAGGCAATAAAAACATGAAGACAGTTTTGATGTTGACCGATTCTCTTGGTCTTCCCCGAGTCCAGCCCGAGTGTGTTTCAGATGATGAGTGTTGGGTTTATCGCCTTCAAGACACCTTTAGTCATGTGTTCAAGTTTCGTGCGATTTGTACGCCGGGCATGGATACTCGGCAGTTGTTAGTGGCGAGTCGGAACTACCATCAGGCAATCAAGCCGGATCTGGTGATTCTTCAAGTAGGTATTGTAGATTGTTATCCGCGAGCGCTAAGGCGTAGCGAACTATCTATTATCATGCGTTTGCCAAGGATGTTGAATACACTCTTGCATCAGCAAGTTAAGCGTCATTATGGTTATTTGATAAAGCGTCGGCGTATTCAATATGTTGGTGCTGCCGAGTTTAAAGAGAATTTACAGTCGGTGCGCGACCTGTTTCCGGGGGCACAGTTTCGCATTGTGCCCATCGCTCCCCCTTGCTCTGATTATAAAGCCAAGAATCCATTGATTGAGTCTGCTGTGACTAGTTATAACGGGATTCTGACCGACTTGTTTGGTGCTGAAGTGTTGGGTAGCTGTTACGCAGAGGGAGGGGATCGATTGTTCATGAATGATCATCACCATTTGAATGCGACAGGGCATACCCAAGTCTATAATAGCGTGAGCCAGGCATTGTGTGAGTTTTTGGACGGAAGCGGCTGACGGAGCAAGCAAATGGTATTGTTTACTGCATTTTTAATGGTCTTCGTTTATCTAGCGTTTCGGAATAAGAGTGCGCTCGGCCCCTCCAACATTGTTTTCCTGAATTATGCGCTGTATTTTGTATTTCCTGCGGTCCTGTTTTATTTTTTGGAAGCTGTGCACTGGGAGTATGTCTTGCCGTGGGGCAAGACAAATGATTGGTCTACACTTTCCGAAGAATCGGTACTGTCGTATTTGTACGTGTTCATGATGTTTTTTATATTTTCGCGCCTGCTCGAAATCGGAATGTGTCGTACTGTGGATGCAGCTTTTTTCGAACGCTATGCAGTAAGGCCGGTACCTTTCTTTTTTTTCATATCCCTCATTCTTCTTGGAGGGGTAATTTTCATGCAGGTGACGGGTGGGATAGATCAGTGGTTGGGTAGTTATAGTGATACATATATAAAGAACAAGAAGGGGTATGGGTTACTCAATTTTATGTTGATTATGGGGTCAAACTTTTTGGCTTTCGTACTCGGATTTTATTGGCGAGTTGAGACGCGTGTCAACTGGGTTTTGTTTTTGTATGCGCTTACGGTTTTGGTGCTCTGTGCATATCTACAGGGTATTAAGAGCAGGATGTTCTATTATGCAATTCTTTTTAGTGCTCCCTGGCTTGTTTATGCCCGGATTTCAATTTCAAAAGGGGTCGGTGTATTTATAGCATTCATGCTTGCTTTCATGTTTTCAATGTACTTTCGATCCAATGGTTTTTATAGTACTCCAGAGATGTTGTTAGAGTATTTTTTAAGTTATTTTAATACTATATTTTTGCATGATCGCATTGTTCATGATATGGATCCCCAGTTCTTCCTGACTATTGATTTTCCAATAAATAAATGGTTGACATTTGTGGGGGTTCCGAGTGAGGAATACCTTCATGATATCAGTCGTTGGCTGACATCCATTTATTTTCCTGCGCAATGGTTTGAGGGGAGTGCTACACAGCAATGGCCAATTGAAACGGAACTTTACCTTAATTACGGATATTTTGTTTTTTGGTGGGTTCCAGTGTTTCTGTATTCGTTGTTTATGTGTGTTCTCTACTCTGTGCGCTTCAAGTATGGGCCGGTCTTTTTGTTTATATATGTACTGGGCTACTTGCATTTCTTGAGTGTGTTTCGTGGGAGCATGTTTGCTTGGATTGATCTGTTTTCTTTGTTGGTATATGGTTTTCTGCTTATGTTTGGGCGTGTCCTGTTTGTTAAAGTTGAGTCATCATCATGACTGAGGTGAAGTTGATAAAAATTGCGCAGGTGGTTTTCAGCGCCTACTTGAATGAGGTACGGTTAGATATCGCGTTGCGAGACAAATTCCTTGCTCGTGAGCCCTCCGCCAGCTTTCTTCCTCGCTATAAGATGATGGCGATTTTGCCATTCTATAAAAAACATCCTGGGTTGGTCGTCTTGGGGCTGTGGGCGGCGAGTGTAACATTGTTGCCAGTTTTGTTCGTCGGGTCAATTTTGCTGGTTTTAATGGGCATGCTCTATGCTTGCTGCAGGCGCCTACCGCGATATGCTGATCTTGACGAGGAAATTTGCTTTCCTGTTAGTAATGACTTCAAGTTATATCACTATCTTTTTTCTGATTTTGATCGGCGTCAAAAATTTTTGTGTAGGAAAGCTTTCGCTTTAGTAGAGTATTTCTCTGTGTCTGATTTTGTTCGGGCGTTCTTCGTCATCCAATGCGTGCTATGGTATTGTTTGACAAAGTCATATAATAAGAACGTTCGTTTTCGAGATGTGTCGCTTCATTTGCGTGACCTGATTTCCATCAGTTGCTTCGCGGTATTTGTCGCACAACTCGATGCTCATGGAAAGCGTCCGATCACTGATAGCAATCTGCAGCGTTGGGATTTCATTATTAGCCACTTGGCGCCTCGTGCTTCACTTATCCAGCACGCGTTTATCCACGCAGATATCGATTTTGAGGCTCCCTTTGGTCGGTTGGGTAAACTTTACGTATTTGATCCATTATTCGTCGAGGTTTTCGCTCGATATTTTACAATTGATCAGGTAGGCAAGGTCGCACCAAAGATCAGAATGAGCGCGTGCTCATCATCCAAGCCGACTCTGTTTTTGGCATCCTCGGAGCCTTATCTGGACATCGAGATTGAATTTCTTCGTTTTGTGAGAGCGGAGCTGGATTACCATGTTCTTGTGAAATTGCACCCGAAGCATATTTACGGAGATGCGGTCAATATTTTGCTTGGGATGGCGGATGAAGTGGTAGATCGCTCAGACTTTCCCGACAGTGACTATATGGCGTCTTATGACTCGTTTTTGGGGTATGAATATAAGTCGTTGGGTAAACGAGTGCTGTTCCTTAAAGAAGGGTGGTCACTAAGCAGTTTTTCTGCGTAGTCAGATCTGGCTGAATACTATTGGAGGGGCGTATAATTGAGCAGGCCGATTAAGTCTGAAGAGTGTTGCGAGATGTTAATAATAATAATTAGTTGCAGTTGTTGAGACGGCGCCGGGGGGAGGGCTATGGATTATAATATCTGTACTAACTGTATTATGGATGTAAGCGATCCTAATATAAAGTTCGACGAGCATGGTGTTTGCGAGTATTGTAATAATTTTGAGAAGGTTATTAAGCCCAATTGGCACACAGATGCGCGAGGTGCTGCTGAGCTTAAAGTGTTGGCTGAAAAAATAAAGGCCGATGGTGTCGGGCGGGACTTTGACTGCATAATCGGCCTTAGTGGAGGGCTTGATAGTTCGTATCTATGCTACGTCGCTAAAGAGATTATGGGTTTGCGTCCGTTGTTGTTTCATGTGGATGCGGGTTGGAATACGGATCAAGCTGTCGGTAATATTGAGAAGTTGGTTGATGGTCTTGGCTTGGAGTTATACACCGATGTTATCAACTGGGAAGAAATGAAAAGCTTGCAAACAGCTTTTTTAAAATCCCAGATTCCCGATCAGGATATTCCACAGGATGCTGCTTTTTTTTCAGGGCTTTATAAGTTTGCCAAGGCTAATAAAATAAAGTATGTACTGACGGGTGCTAATTATTCTACTGAGTGCTGTCGTGAGCCGGAGGAGTGGGGAGGCTATCCGGGCATTGATAAAATACTTATTAATGATATTCATGGTAGGTTCGGTTCGAGGCGGCTAAAAACGTTTCCCCTCGTAGATATACTGTCTTATAAGATCTACTATCGTTACGTTCTAGGTATGCAGGTCGTGCGGCCCCTAAATCTGGTGCCCTATGTAAAAAGCGAGGCAGAGGATACTCTTGAGCGCCTGTTTGGTTGGAAGCGTTTTCAGCATAAACATCATGAATCCAGATTTACACGTTTCTACGAAGACTATTGGATGCCCCGAAAGTTTGGCTATGAGAAGCGTCGCGCTCATTTCTCAAGTCTTATCATGACTGGGCAAATGACCCGGGAAGCCGCTTTGGAGCGCATTGCCAAGCCCGAATTGGGCGAAAATTTTCTCGAGTCGGAGTTTGAGTATGTGGCGCATAAATTGGACTTGACTGTGCCGGAGCTTCAGCGCATTTTCGACGGCGAAAACAAGACCTTCCGTGATTACAAAAACAAGCGCTTCTTGATTGGAATTGGTGCTCGTATTCTCAGTGCAATCGGATTGGAAAGACGACTGTTCAGATGATTACCATCATTGACTACGGGCTGGGTAATATCCAGGCTTTTGTGAACGTTTACCGACGTCTGCACATCCCAGTCGCCGTCGCTCAGACAGCTGCTCAGCTGGATGGTGCGACTAAGTTGGTCCTCCCGGGGGTGGGTGCATTCGATCATGCGGTCGAGCGCCTCAATGCCTCGGGAATGCGTCCGACACTCGACGAATTGGTTCTTCGCCACAAATTGCCGGTCCTGGGCGTTTGTGTAGGCATGCAGATATTAGCGAGCAGCAGTGAAGAAGGAAGCTTACCCGGCCTTGGCTGGGTGCCGGGTCGTGTTCGGTCTTTCAATTCAGTAGCTGACTTGGCTGAGCTACCTCTGCCGCATATGGGGTGGAATGATGTCACTGCTTCCTCCAATTCCGCCTTGTTCAAGGGATTTGAGGAGGACGCACGCTTCTACTTTCTCCATTCGTTCTTTTTTGAGTGCGAGGAGGCCCAATATAGTGAGGCGACGTCCACGTACGGCTTAGATTTCAGCTGTGCTGTACGCGCTCAAAATGTGTATGGCGTCCAGTTTCACCCTGAAAAAAGCCATCACTTCGGCGTCGGACTACTGAAAAACTTCGCGGAACTATGACATGTTGAGACCCAGGATCATTCCCTGCTTGCTGATTCAGGATGGCGGGCTGGTGAAGACAGTGAAGTTCAAGGATCCCAAGTACGTCGGGGACCCGATCAATGCGGTAAAAATCTTCAATGAGAAAGAAGCCGACGAATTGATCGTGGTCGACATCGATGCCACCGCAAATGCTGTGGAACCTAACTATGCCCAGATCGCCAAGTTGGCGGCAGAATGCAGGATGCCGCTGTGCTATGGCGGTGGCATTCGTACAGCCCAGCAGGCCAAGCGTATTATCGCGTTGGGTGTTGAGAAGGTTGCCATCAGCTCGGCGGCATTTGAAAATCCGCAATTGATCAGTCAGATCGCTGAAGAGATTGGTAGGCAGAGTGTTGTGGTGGTCCTGGATCATAAAGCGCGCTTGTTGAGCAAGCAGCAGGAGGTCTGGACGCACAACGGCACGCGCAATACCAAGCGCAGTGTCATTGAGGCGGCTCAAGAGTTTGAAAGGCTCGGCGCCGGCGAAATTGTGCTCAATTCCATCGAAAACGACGGAAAAATGAAAGGCTACGACGTAGAGCTTGCAATCAAGCTTCGCGAAGCCGTGCGTATACCGATCACCATTCTTGGTGGTGGCGGCTCGCTTGAAGACATGCGCAGCATCGTGGCAGCTTGTGGGGTGGTTGGTGTTGCGGCAGGCAGCTTCTTCGTGTTCAAGGGCGCGTACCGGGCGGTGCTGATCAGCTATCCGAGCGCTCAGCAGAAAGACGACATTATTTATTCAGCTCTACGAGCCAGGTAGTTCGCCAGGTTCGTGGCAAGGGTCAGGTCATATGTTCAACGGCAAAAAACTTCTCATCACTGGTGGTACTGGTTCCTTTGGTAATGCAGTGCTCAAACGTTTCCTGGATACAGACATCGCTGAGGTTCGCATTTTCAGTCGCGATGAGAAGAAGCAGGATGACATGCGCAAGCGTTACGGTAACACCAAGCTGAAGTTCTACATCGGTGATGTACGTGACTACCAGAGTGTGCTGAATGCTACCCGCGGAGTTGACTATATCTTTCACGCCGCCGCTCTCAAACAGGTGCCATCCTGCGAGTTCCATCCCATGGAAGCCGTGAAAACCAACGTCATTGGTACCGACAATGTGCTTGAAGCCGCCATCCAGAATGGCGTCCGGCGCGTGGTTTGTCTGAGTACTGACAAGGCTGTCTACCCCATTAACGCCATGGGTATCTCCAAGGCCATGATGGAAAAAGTCATGGTGGCCAAGTCGCGTAATGTCGACGAGAGCAAGACGGTTATTTGCGGTACGCGATATGGCAACGTCATGGCTTCCCGAGGGTCAGTCATCCCGCTGTTCATCGAGCAGATTCGTGCAGGTAAATCGCTGTCGATCACCGACCCCAACATGACCCGCTTCATGATGACCCTGGCTGATGCTGTGGATCTGGTGCTCTACGCCTTCGAGCATGGCAACAATGGTGATCTTTTCGTCCAGAAAGCCCCAGCTGCCACTGTCGAAACCCTGGCCCAAGCGTTGACATCCATGCTCGGGCAACCGGACCACCCGATTCAAATCATTGGCACGCGACACGGTGAAAAGCTTTACGAGGCACTGCTCAGTCGCGAGGAAATGTCCTGTGCGGAAGACATGGGGGCCTATTTCCGTGTACCGCCGGACCTGCGCGACTTGAACTACAGCAAGTTCGTCGAGCTAGGGGAGGAGAAGATTTCCCGCACCGAGGATTACAACTCGCATAACACCGAGCGTCTGGATGTCGAGGGTATGCAGAAGCTGTTGTTGAAGCTGGATTTCATGCGGGCCATACAGCGTGGCGAACACGCCACTCCAGAAGAGTGATGCCCATGAAAGTTCTTGTTACTGGAGCCAGTGGCTTTGTCGGCAAAAACCTTGTGGCTCACCTGCAAGAGCGCCAGGACGTTCAGGTGGTTCGATTTGGTCGCCAGGAGGCTCCATCCGATCTGTTGTCGATGCTTGATGATGTGGACTTTGTGTTTCATCTGGCGGGCGTCAATCGACCCCAGCGTATCGAGGAATTCAGCGAAGGTAACAGTGGCCTCACTGCAACGTTGTGTGCTGCCATCAAGGCCACTGGCCGATCGATACCCGTGATTTACACCTCATCCATACAGGCTGAGGTCGATAATCCTTATGGGACGAGCAAGCGCGATGCTGAACACGCCTTGCTTGACCTGTCGAAACAGCAAGGTTCACCGGTTTATCTTTATCGTTTGCCCAACGTTTTCGGAAAGTGGGCGAGGCCAGA
Coding sequences within:
- the hisH gene encoding imidazole glycerol phosphate synthase subunit HisH, producing the protein MITIIDYGLGNIQAFVNVYRRLHIPVAVAQTAAQLDGATKLVLPGVGAFDHAVERLNASGMRPTLDELVLRHKLPVLGVCVGMQILASSSEEGSLPGLGWVPGRVRSFNSVADLAELPLPHMGWNDVTASSNSALFKGFEEDARFYFLHSFFFECEEAQYSEATSTYGLDFSCAVRAQNVYGVQFHPEKSHHFGVGLLKNFAEL
- a CDS encoding polysaccharide biosynthesis protein, with translation MFNGKKLLITGGTGSFGNAVLKRFLDTDIAEVRIFSRDEKKQDDMRKRYGNTKLKFYIGDVRDYQSVLNATRGVDYIFHAAALKQVPSCEFHPMEAVKTNVIGTDNVLEAAIQNGVRRVVCLSTDKAVYPINAMGISKAMMEKVMVAKSRNVDESKTVICGTRYGNVMASRGSVIPLFIEQIRAGKSLSITDPNMTRFMMTLADAVDLVLYAFEHGNNGDLFVQKAPAATVETLAQALTSMLGQPDHPIQIIGTRHGEKLYEALLSREEMSCAEDMGAYFRVPPDLRDLNYSKFVELGEEKISRTEDYNSHNTERLDVEGMQKLLLKLDFMRAIQRGEHATPEE
- a CDS encoding AglZ/HisF2 family acetamidino modification protein — its product is MLRPRIIPCLLIQDGGLVKTVKFKDPKYVGDPINAVKIFNEKEADELIVVDIDATANAVEPNYAQIAKLAAECRMPLCYGGGIRTAQQAKRIIALGVEKVAISSAAFENPQLISQIAEEIGRQSVVVVLDHKARLLSKQQEVWTHNGTRNTKRSVIEAAQEFERLGAGEIVLNSIENDGKMKGYDVELAIKLREAVRIPITILGGGGSLEDMRSIVAACGVVGVAAGSFFVFKGAYRAVLISYPSAQQKDDIIYSALRAR
- a CDS encoding N-acetyl sugar amidotransferase — translated: MDYNICTNCIMDVSDPNIKFDEHGVCEYCNNFEKVIKPNWHTDARGAAELKVLAEKIKADGVGRDFDCIIGLSGGLDSSYLCYVAKEIMGLRPLLFHVDAGWNTDQAVGNIEKLVDGLGLELYTDVINWEEMKSLQTAFLKSQIPDQDIPQDAAFFSGLYKFAKANKIKYVLTGANYSTECCREPEEWGGYPGIDKILINDIHGRFGSRRLKTFPLVDILSYKIYYRYVLGMQVVRPLNLVPYVKSEAEDTLERLFGWKRFQHKHHESRFTRFYEDYWMPRKFGYEKRRAHFSSLIMTGQMTREAALERIAKPELGENFLESEFEYVAHKLDLTVPELQRIFDGENKTFRDYKNKRFLIGIGARILSAIGLERRLFR